From Cellulosimicrobium cellulans, the proteins below share one genomic window:
- a CDS encoding ROK family transcriptional regulator: MSAVQQRGSLTQIELAGVTGLSPATVSNIVKELTGAGVLHTSPSTRSGRRALQVTLARNLGLVAGVHFGTRSMRVALADASMRVLADQRMPLAPDHRADTGLQRAALLVEEMVASVDAAPDELLAVGVGVPAPVDVRAGRIATVGMMRGWDGVVVPEVLEAELGAPVTVDNDANLGALAETRFGAAVGHDAVAYLRVSHGVGGGLVLGGRVVHGRAGVAGEIGHVTIDENGPVCRCGNRGCLEMYVGAGVLLSMLSESRGPLTLRDVIARAQEGDPGCRRVLFDAGQHLGVAAANLCNLVDPEIVVVGGQLAEAGEALLGPLRTALEQRTVPSTAGPVEVVASELGSAAEVRGALAVALDLARVSGSLGVSA; this comes from the coding sequence GTGAGCGCCGTCCAGCAGCGTGGCTCCCTCACGCAGATCGAGCTGGCCGGCGTCACCGGGCTGTCCCCTGCCACCGTCTCCAACATCGTCAAGGAGCTCACCGGTGCGGGGGTGCTGCACACCTCGCCGTCCACGCGCAGCGGCCGCCGCGCGCTCCAGGTCACGCTCGCGCGCAACCTCGGGCTCGTCGCCGGCGTCCACTTCGGCACCCGGTCCATGCGCGTCGCGCTCGCCGACGCGTCCATGCGCGTCCTCGCCGACCAGCGCATGCCGCTCGCCCCCGACCACCGTGCCGACACCGGGCTGCAGCGCGCCGCCCTGCTCGTCGAGGAGATGGTCGCGTCCGTCGACGCCGCCCCCGACGAGCTCCTCGCCGTGGGCGTCGGCGTGCCCGCGCCCGTCGACGTGCGCGCGGGCCGCATCGCCACGGTCGGCATGATGCGCGGCTGGGACGGCGTCGTCGTCCCCGAGGTGCTGGAGGCCGAGCTCGGCGCGCCCGTGACCGTGGACAACGACGCCAACCTCGGCGCGCTCGCCGAGACCCGGTTCGGGGCCGCCGTCGGGCACGACGCCGTCGCGTACCTGCGCGTCTCCCACGGCGTGGGCGGCGGGCTCGTCCTCGGGGGGCGGGTCGTGCACGGGCGCGCGGGCGTCGCGGGCGAGATCGGGCACGTGACGATCGACGAGAACGGCCCGGTGTGCCGGTGCGGCAACCGCGGCTGCCTCGAGATGTACGTCGGCGCCGGCGTCCTGCTGTCCATGCTCTCCGAGAGCCGCGGCCCCCTCACCCTGCGCGACGTCATCGCGCGCGCCCAGGAGGGCGACCCGGGGTGCCGGCGCGTCCTGTTCGACGCCGGCCAGCACCTCGGCGTCGCGGCCGCCAACCTGTGCAACCTCGTCGACCCCGAGATCGTCGTCGTCGGCGGGCAGCTCGCCGAGGCGGGCGAGGCCCTGCTCGGCCCGCTGCGCACGGCGCTCGAGCAGCGCACCGTGCCGAGCACCGCGGGCCCCGTCGAGGTCGTCGCGTCCGAGCTCGGCTCCGCCGCCGAGGTGCGCGGGGCGCTCGCCGTCGCGCTCGACCTCGCGCGCGTCAGCGGGTCGCTGGGGGTGAGCGCATGA
- a CDS encoding substrate-binding domain-containing protein → MTGTPPAPTRRRRARGVVTTALAAVVVALLALAGCAAPDEPAGPSEGTIGLLLPEAKTARYETTDRPTFVGVVERRCPTCEVLYANAAQDAANQQQQAESMLARGADVLVLDAVDAVAAVSIVAQAQRLGVPVIAYDRFVEGANYYVSFDNELIGYLMGEALVGAVLDRAEQDPPAQGRRPGVLLVQGSPTDPNAAELAAGAHRALEGEDIDVLAEYDTPDWSPDKATEWVEGQLTQYTGRVDGVFAASDGIAGGAIAAMKAAGLDPVPPTTGQDGELAAIQRIVSGDQYMTVYKATAQQARTAAELAVRVLRGEDPRATASIDGVPSLLLAPRAVGIDDVQRVIVDGGVYTVDEICTPYYVDACVEAGLLEAAP, encoded by the coding sequence ATGACCGGGACACCCCCCGCGCCGACCCGGCGCCGTCGGGCCCGCGGCGTCGTGACGACGGCGCTCGCGGCCGTCGTGGTCGCGCTGCTCGCGCTCGCCGGCTGCGCGGCGCCCGACGAGCCGGCGGGGCCGTCGGAGGGGACCATCGGGCTCCTGCTCCCCGAGGCGAAGACCGCGCGGTACGAGACCACCGACCGCCCGACCTTCGTGGGCGTCGTCGAGCGCCGCTGCCCCACGTGCGAGGTCCTGTACGCCAACGCCGCCCAGGACGCCGCGAACCAGCAGCAGCAGGCCGAGTCCATGCTCGCGCGCGGGGCCGACGTGCTCGTCCTCGACGCGGTCGACGCGGTCGCCGCGGTGAGCATCGTCGCCCAGGCGCAGCGGCTCGGGGTGCCGGTCATCGCCTACGATCGCTTCGTCGAGGGCGCGAACTACTACGTCTCGTTCGACAACGAGCTCATCGGGTACCTCATGGGGGAGGCGCTCGTGGGCGCGGTCCTCGACCGCGCCGAGCAGGACCCGCCGGCGCAGGGCCGGCGGCCGGGCGTCCTGCTCGTCCAGGGCTCGCCGACCGACCCGAACGCCGCGGAGCTCGCCGCCGGCGCCCACCGCGCGCTCGAGGGAGAGGACATCGACGTGCTCGCCGAGTACGACACCCCCGACTGGAGCCCCGACAAGGCGACCGAGTGGGTCGAGGGGCAGCTCACGCAGTACACCGGCCGCGTCGACGGCGTCTTCGCGGCGAGCGACGGCATCGCGGGCGGCGCGATCGCCGCGATGAAGGCCGCGGGCCTCGACCCCGTCCCGCCCACCACGGGCCAGGACGGCGAGCTCGCGGCGATCCAGCGCATCGTCTCCGGCGACCAGTACATGACCGTCTACAAGGCGACCGCCCAGCAGGCCCGCACCGCCGCCGAGCTCGCCGTCCGCGTGCTGCGCGGCGAGGACCCGCGCGCGACCGCGAGCATCGACGGCGTCCCGAGCCTCCTCCTCGCGCCGCGCGCGGTCGGGATCGACGACGTGCAGCGCGTCATCGTCGACGGCGGCGTCTACACGGTCGACGAGATCTGCACCCCGTACTACGTCGACGCGTGCGTCGAGGCGGGACTCCTGGAGGCCGCCCCGTGA
- a CDS encoding ATP-binding cassette domain-containing protein has translation MSAPVLSLRGVSKNFGGVRALVDVDVDVREHEVLAVVGDNGAGKSTLAGVVAGAFRPDAGEVLLDGAPVVLDSPAAARAHGIAAVFQQLALVDDLDVVENVFLGQETLRGPFLDEIAMEREAWGLLDQLAATVPSVRQPVRTLSGGQRQVVAVARALLGAPRVLVLDEPTAALGVRQTAEVLNLIEKLRERGHAVVLISHQAGDLQAVADRILVLRLGRVHGEFAGDTSYEDLLAAMTGAVRPARPGGPSRPSTDPGRERRSGGTGAVHR, from the coding sequence GTGAGCGCGCCCGTCCTGTCCCTGCGCGGGGTCTCCAAGAACTTCGGTGGCGTCCGCGCGCTCGTCGACGTGGACGTCGACGTGCGCGAGCACGAGGTGCTCGCCGTCGTGGGTGACAACGGGGCCGGCAAGTCGACCCTCGCGGGCGTCGTCGCGGGCGCGTTCCGGCCCGACGCGGGCGAGGTCCTGCTCGACGGCGCGCCCGTCGTCCTCGACTCGCCCGCGGCGGCGCGCGCGCACGGCATCGCGGCGGTGTTCCAGCAGCTCGCCCTGGTGGACGACCTCGACGTCGTCGAGAACGTGTTCCTCGGGCAGGAGACGCTGCGCGGCCCGTTCCTCGACGAGATCGCCATGGAGCGCGAGGCGTGGGGGCTGCTCGACCAGCTCGCCGCGACCGTCCCGTCCGTGCGTCAGCCCGTGCGCACCCTGTCCGGCGGGCAGCGCCAGGTGGTCGCCGTGGCGCGGGCGCTGCTCGGCGCGCCGCGCGTGCTCGTCCTCGACGAGCCGACGGCGGCCCTCGGGGTCCGGCAGACGGCCGAGGTGCTCAACCTCATCGAGAAGCTGCGCGAGCGCGGCCACGCCGTCGTGCTCATCAGCCACCAGGCGGGCGACCTGCAGGCCGTCGCGGACCGCATCCTCGTGCTGCGGCTCGGGCGCGTGCACGGCGAGTTCGCAGGCGACACGTCCTACGAGGACCTGCTCGCCGCGATGACCGGAGCGGTCCGGCCCGCGCGGCCGGGCGGCCCGTCGCGGCCGTCGACCGACCCGGGGCGCGAGCGGCGCTCCGGCGGCACCGGGGCGGTGCACCGATGA
- a CDS encoding sugar ABC transporter permease: MSVPGRTSGAALDRSTGALSGSVVRQLRGAHLGMLPIVGALLLIWVVLGAINPAFLSAENLVNLTLQSAPTGIIALGVVLVLLVGQIDLSVGSVSGLAAAVLAVGTVNLDWPVGLAILAALAVGVVVGLGYGLLSTRLGLASFVFTLAGLLVLAGVQLRVLGPTGSINIPFESWLVRTVQQGFLAPAAAWGLVVVVVAGYAGLRVVDHLRRVRAELPSPGLGRIAIRTAVLAAVLVGTVAYLGTARGIGYTVVLFVALVVVVDVLLRRTRWGRSVRAVGGNRRSALLAGVAVRRTVVSCFVACSTFAALGGILAAGRLAAANQGTGAADTYLTAIAAAVIGGTSLFGGRGSAWSALLGVLVIQSIANGLTLLNLDTATRYIVTGAVLLLAIVVDMLIRGRREV, from the coding sequence ATGAGCGTCCCCGGCCGCACCTCCGGCGCGGCGCTCGACCGCTCCACCGGCGCGCTGTCCGGCAGCGTCGTCCGGCAGCTGCGCGGCGCCCACCTCGGCATGCTCCCGATCGTCGGCGCGCTGCTGCTCATCTGGGTCGTGCTCGGCGCGATCAACCCCGCGTTCCTCTCGGCGGAGAACCTCGTCAACCTCACGCTCCAGAGCGCGCCCACGGGGATCATCGCGCTCGGGGTCGTCCTCGTGCTGCTCGTCGGCCAGATCGACCTGTCGGTCGGCTCCGTGAGCGGGCTCGCCGCGGCGGTGCTGGCGGTCGGGACCGTCAACCTGGACTGGCCCGTCGGGCTCGCGATCCTCGCGGCGCTCGCGGTGGGCGTCGTGGTCGGCCTCGGGTACGGGCTGCTGTCCACGCGCCTCGGGCTCGCGTCGTTCGTCTTCACCCTGGCCGGGCTGCTCGTCCTCGCGGGCGTGCAGCTCCGGGTGCTGGGCCCGACGGGCTCGATCAACATCCCGTTCGAGTCCTGGCTCGTGCGCACCGTGCAACAGGGCTTCCTCGCTCCGGCCGCCGCCTGGGGGCTCGTGGTCGTGGTCGTGGCCGGGTACGCCGGGCTGCGCGTCGTCGACCACCTGCGCCGCGTGCGCGCGGAGCTGCCGAGCCCGGGGCTGGGCCGGATCGCGATCCGCACCGCCGTCCTCGCCGCGGTCCTCGTCGGCACGGTCGCCTACCTGGGGACCGCGCGCGGGATCGGCTACACGGTCGTGCTGTTCGTCGCGCTCGTCGTGGTGGTGGACGTCCTCCTGCGCCGCACCCGGTGGGGCCGGTCGGTGCGCGCCGTCGGCGGGAACCGGCGCTCCGCGCTCCTCGCGGGCGTCGCGGTGCGGCGGACCGTCGTCTCGTGCTTCGTCGCCTGCTCCACGTTCGCCGCGCTCGGAGGCATCCTCGCGGCCGGGCGCCTCGCCGCCGCGAACCAGGGCACCGGCGCCGCCGACACCTACCTCACGGCGATCGCCGCGGCGGTCATCGGCGGCACGAGCCTGTTCGGCGGGCGCGGGAGCGCGTGGTCCGCGCTGCTCGGCGTGCTGGTCATCCAGTCGATCGCCAACGGCCTCACGCTGCTCAATCTCGACACGGCGACGCGGTACATCGTGACCGGAGCGGTGCTCCTGCTCGCTATCGTCGTCGACATGCTCATCCGCGGTCGACGGGAGGTCTGA
- a CDS encoding LacI family DNA-binding transcriptional regulator, whose translation MAEVAGVSLKTASRVLNDEPNVAPQTRAKVQEAAQRLGFRRNAVAADLARGGSSRLVGFVTGDLANPFYSALASGIERELRHHGLQLITTSSDEEPERERSLTEALVERRVGALVVTPTSTDHSSLRRELDDGLPVVFIDRPAQGVDADTVVIDNRGGVRDAVTHLLAHGHRRIALVGDVSRLWTFQERRDEFVATLRGAGVEDPSRYVRDGAHDAELARAFVAELLALPEPPTAFVTANNKITVGALHALRDRVSAGGQADVALVGFDDFELADLLNVTVVGYDVVEMGRQAASLAVSRAENPELAPRLVVVPTRLVVRGTGEVPGPGA comes from the coding sequence GTGGCGGAGGTCGCGGGCGTCAGCCTCAAGACGGCGTCGCGCGTCCTCAACGACGAGCCCAACGTGGCGCCGCAGACGCGGGCCAAGGTGCAGGAGGCCGCGCAGCGGCTCGGGTTCCGCCGCAACGCGGTGGCGGCCGACCTGGCGCGTGGCGGCTCGTCGCGGCTCGTCGGCTTCGTCACCGGCGATCTCGCGAACCCGTTCTACTCCGCGCTCGCGAGCGGGATCGAGCGCGAGCTGCGCCATCACGGGCTCCAGCTCATCACGACGAGCTCCGACGAGGAGCCCGAGCGGGAGCGCTCGCTCACGGAGGCGCTCGTCGAGCGCCGCGTCGGCGCGCTCGTCGTGACGCCCACGTCGACCGACCACTCGTCGCTGCGCCGCGAGCTCGACGACGGCCTGCCGGTCGTGTTCATCGACCGGCCGGCGCAGGGCGTCGACGCGGACACCGTCGTCATCGACAACCGGGGCGGGGTGCGCGACGCCGTCACGCACCTGCTCGCGCACGGGCACCGGCGGATCGCGCTCGTCGGGGACGTCTCGCGGCTGTGGACGTTCCAGGAGCGTCGCGACGAGTTCGTCGCGACGCTGCGCGGCGCGGGCGTCGAGGACCCGTCGCGCTACGTGCGCGACGGCGCCCACGACGCCGAGCTCGCGCGCGCGTTCGTGGCGGAGCTGCTGGCCCTGCCGGAACCCCCGACGGCGTTCGTCACCGCGAACAACAAGATCACCGTCGGCGCGCTCCACGCGCTGCGCGACCGCGTGTCCGCAGGCGGGCAGGCGGACGTCGCGCTCGTGGGCTTCGACGACTTCGAGCTCGCGGACCTGCTGAACGTGACCGTCGTGGGGTACGACGTCGTCGAGATGGGGCGGCAGGCCGCCTCGCTCGCGGTGTCGCGGGCGGAGAACCCGGAGCTCGCCCCGCGCCTCGTCGTGGTGCCCACGCGGCTCGTCGTGCGCGGCACGGGTGAGGTTCCCGGTCCCGGGGCCTAG
- a CDS encoding GH92 family glycosyl hydrolase: MTRPLPPGRAAAARSGSGRARPLGLALAAALTVPLAVPLAAPAGALTAAPAAAAEPGDFSSSFESGDPAALATTVAERDGAPWQANVGSFTSGLPGSVLGKLKAVTASAQNLPNEGAANLADGSSGTKWLAFASTGWVRYEFTEPVSFVAYSMTSGDDSAGRDPKTWTIEGSNDGSTWTPLDQRTDEDFPNRQQTRSFELDEPTEAYTYLRLNVTANSGDSIVQLAGWDLSGDLSAGPSAAPMNTKVGTGPRVNFTNKAGVGFSGLHSLRYDGSHLADGETYATNVLYDDVDVVVGEDTRLSYTIFPELLDDLQYPSTYASVDVLFTDGTYLSDLGARDAHETVATAQAQGEGKILYADQWNSVRIDLGDVAAGKTVDQVLLGYDNPGGHAGTKFAGWLDDVAITAEPATIDGSSLANYVDTRRGTLASGSFSRGNNIPATATPNGFNFWTPYTNASSQSWLYEYHKANNANNKPVLQGFGISHEPSPWMGDRNQLTFLPSTASGTPDATLSTRGLEFDHADETARPDYYGVTFTNGSAIEATPTDHGAVLRFSYPGAKGHVLVDKVDGSSKLTYDQATGTISGWVENGSGLSVGRTRMFVAGTFDRSPTAVGTAAGNRADARFATFDTSSDKTVELRVATSFISLDQARKNLDLEVTGKTFTEVKAAAAQAWNDRLGVIEVEGASEDQLVTLYSNLYRLNLYPNSQFENTGTAQAPAYKYASPVSATTGSATDTQTNAKIVDGKIYVNNGFWDTYRTAWPAYSLLYPELAGELIDGFVQQYRDGGWIARWSSPGYADLMTGTSSDVAFADAYLKGSLPTDSALEAYDAALRNASVAPPNNAVGRKGLQTSPFLGFTPESTHESVSWGLEGLVNDFGIGNMAAALAEDPATPDERREALREESAYFLERATHYVELFDPEVDFFVPRHEDGTWAVDPETYNPEAWGGGYTETSGWNFAFHAPQDGQGLANLYGGKQGLEDKLDLFFSTPEKGAGNGGIHEQREARDVRMGMWGMSNQVSHHIPWLYDAAGAPSKAQEKVREVTRRLFVGSEIGQGYPGDEDNGEMSSWWIFASLGFYPLQVGSDQYAVGSPLFDKATVHLPDGDLVVNAENNSVDNVYVQSLAVDGEARTSTSLSQADLSGGATLDFVMGPEPSDWGTGEDDAPPSLTEGDEPPAPVQDATTSGLGTTTVADGDATTSAAALTDNTSGTRTTFATTTPAITWAGNGIRPTVESYTLTSGASGTASPSAWTLEGSDDGETWTTLDERSGEQFRWALQTRPFTVAEPTAFAQYRVSVTATSGSGALSLAEVELLADPKASGAEELTLSAAPDRDTVTGREVSGSFATLTGVEGDASALDVQVAFGDGSEPVAGSLQAGAFGGYAVNAAHSWTAPGVYPVTVTVSGEGIEPVSASSYVTVSLLREGSLLGAYDNVCIGDLGTTVGSCDGQGVFFDRAQLAAKGFVQGQRATVPGTDLAFDVPAIPAGQPDNATGDGQTIELEVPADAEQLSVIGTGTEKNQQAQGVLTFDDGSSQPIDLSFGDWSGAARNPVFGNIPVAVTDNRLRGGSPQTGTPAAFFATAPITLPEGKRAVSLTLPDQPGELSRDGRIHVVAVAHDGTFAEHPALEVTAADGVTLAVGQSTDAVLAQVTGGREGAELRAAVTWGDGSDVAAGTVTDGSVSGSHAYAAPGTYTAYVVVDDGWTSQVVEVPVTVTEGQPTLAIDVTVSTRCLAGKAYVAVRAENGEDAPVAIRLVTPFGTKEFAAVAPGANAYQSFATRATSVEAGTVTVEATRGDQGVTASITADYAAVTCG, encoded by the coding sequence ATGACCAGACCCCTCCCGCCCGGACGCGCGGCCGCCGCGCGCTCCGGGAGCGGCCGCGCGAGGCCCCTCGGCCTCGCGCTCGCCGCGGCACTCACCGTCCCTCTCGCAGTTCCTCTCGCAGCCCCGGCGGGGGCCCTCACAGCGGCTCCCGCCGCCGCCGCGGAGCCCGGGGACTTCTCGTCGTCCTTCGAGTCGGGAGACCCGGCCGCGCTCGCCACCACGGTGGCCGAGCGCGACGGCGCCCCCTGGCAGGCGAACGTCGGGTCGTTCACGAGCGGCCTCCCCGGCAGCGTGCTCGGGAAGCTCAAGGCCGTCACGGCGAGCGCCCAGAACCTGCCGAACGAGGGCGCCGCGAACCTCGCGGACGGCAGCTCCGGCACCAAGTGGCTCGCGTTCGCGTCGACCGGCTGGGTCCGGTACGAGTTCACGGAGCCGGTCTCGTTCGTCGCCTACTCGATGACGTCGGGCGACGACTCGGCGGGCCGTGACCCGAAGACCTGGACGATCGAGGGCTCGAACGACGGCTCCACGTGGACCCCGCTCGACCAGCGCACCGACGAGGACTTCCCGAACCGCCAGCAGACCCGCAGCTTCGAGCTCGACGAGCCCACCGAGGCGTACACCTACCTGCGCCTCAACGTGACCGCGAACTCCGGCGACAGCATCGTGCAGCTCGCCGGGTGGGACCTCTCGGGCGACCTGAGCGCCGGCCCCTCCGCCGCGCCCATGAACACCAAGGTCGGCACCGGCCCGCGCGTGAACTTCACCAACAAGGCGGGCGTCGGGTTCTCCGGCCTGCACTCGCTGCGGTACGACGGCTCGCACCTCGCCGACGGCGAGACCTACGCGACCAACGTGCTCTACGACGACGTGGACGTCGTCGTCGGCGAGGACACCCGCCTGAGCTACACGATCTTCCCCGAGCTGCTCGACGACCTCCAGTACCCGTCGACGTACGCGTCCGTGGACGTGCTGTTCACCGACGGCACCTACCTGTCCGACCTCGGCGCGCGCGACGCGCACGAGACGGTCGCGACGGCCCAGGCGCAGGGCGAGGGCAAGATCCTCTACGCCGACCAGTGGAACTCCGTGCGGATCGACCTCGGCGACGTCGCCGCGGGCAAGACCGTCGACCAGGTCCTGCTGGGCTACGACAACCCGGGCGGCCACGCGGGCACCAAGTTCGCGGGCTGGCTCGACGACGTCGCGATCACGGCGGAGCCGGCGACGATCGACGGGTCGAGCCTCGCCAACTACGTGGACACGCGCCGCGGCACGCTCGCGTCGGGCAGCTTCTCGCGCGGGAACAACATCCCGGCGACGGCGACGCCGAACGGCTTCAACTTCTGGACGCCGTACACCAACGCGTCCTCGCAGAGCTGGCTGTACGAGTACCACAAGGCCAACAACGCCAACAACAAGCCCGTCCTCCAGGGCTTCGGGATCTCGCACGAGCCGAGCCCCTGGATGGGCGACCGCAACCAGCTCACGTTCCTCCCGTCGACGGCGTCCGGGACGCCCGACGCCACGCTCTCGACGCGCGGGCTCGAGTTCGACCACGCGGACGAGACGGCGCGCCCGGACTACTACGGGGTCACGTTCACCAACGGGTCCGCGATCGAGGCGACGCCCACCGACCACGGTGCCGTGCTCCGCTTCAGCTACCCCGGTGCCAAGGGCCACGTGCTCGTGGACAAGGTGGACGGCTCGTCCAAGCTCACGTACGACCAGGCCACGGGGACGATCTCCGGCTGGGTCGAGAACGGCTCGGGCCTGTCCGTGGGCCGTACGCGCATGTTCGTCGCCGGCACCTTCGACCGTAGTCCGACGGCGGTCGGGACGGCGGCGGGCAACCGCGCGGACGCGCGCTTCGCGACCTTCGACACGTCGTCCGACAAGACGGTCGAGCTGCGCGTCGCGACGTCGTTCATCAGCCTCGACCAGGCGCGCAAGAACCTCGACCTGGAGGTGACGGGCAAGACCTTCACCGAGGTCAAGGCCGCCGCCGCGCAGGCGTGGAACGACCGCCTGGGCGTCATCGAGGTCGAGGGCGCGAGCGAGGACCAGCTCGTCACGCTGTACTCCAACCTCTACCGCCTCAACCTGTACCCGAACTCGCAGTTCGAGAACACGGGCACGGCGCAGGCGCCGGCGTACAAGTACGCGAGCCCGGTCTCCGCGACCACCGGCTCCGCGACGGACACGCAGACGAACGCCAAGATCGTCGACGGCAAGATCTACGTGAACAACGGGTTCTGGGACACGTACCGCACGGCCTGGCCGGCGTACTCGCTCCTCTACCCGGAGCTCGCGGGCGAGCTCATCGACGGGTTCGTCCAGCAGTACCGCGACGGCGGCTGGATCGCGCGCTGGTCCTCCCCGGGCTACGCCGACCTCATGACGGGCACGAGCTCCGACGTCGCGTTCGCGGACGCGTACCTCAAGGGCTCGCTCCCGACGGACTCCGCGCTCGAGGCGTACGACGCCGCGCTGCGCAACGCGTCCGTCGCGCCGCCGAACAACGCCGTGGGCCGCAAGGGCCTGCAGACGTCGCCGTTCCTCGGGTTCACCCCGGAGTCCACGCACGAGTCCGTGTCGTGGGGCCTGGAGGGCCTGGTCAACGACTTCGGCATCGGCAACATGGCGGCCGCCCTCGCGGAGGACCCGGCCACGCCGGACGAGCGCCGCGAGGCGCTGCGCGAGGAGTCCGCGTACTTCCTCGAGCGCGCCACGCACTACGTCGAGCTGTTCGACCCCGAGGTCGACTTCTTCGTGCCGCGGCACGAGGACGGCACGTGGGCCGTCGACCCGGAGACCTACAACCCCGAGGCCTGGGGCGGCGGGTACACCGAGACGAGCGGCTGGAACTTCGCGTTCCACGCGCCGCAGGACGGCCAGGGCCTGGCGAACCTCTACGGCGGCAAGCAGGGCCTCGAGGACAAGCTCGACCTGTTCTTCTCCACCCCGGAGAAGGGCGCCGGCAACGGCGGCATCCACGAGCAGCGCGAGGCGCGCGACGTGCGCATGGGCATGTGGGGCATGAGCAACCAGGTGTCGCACCACATCCCGTGGCTGTACGACGCCGCGGGCGCGCCCTCGAAGGCTCAGGAGAAGGTCCGTGAGGTCACCCGCCGCCTGTTCGTGGGCAGCGAGATCGGCCAGGGCTACCCGGGCGACGAGGACAACGGCGAGATGTCGTCGTGGTGGATCTTCGCCTCGCTCGGCTTCTACCCGCTCCAGGTCGGCTCCGACCAGTACGCGGTCGGCTCGCCGCTCTTCGACAAGGCGACCGTGCACCTGCCGGACGGCGACCTCGTGGTCAACGCCGAGAACAACTCGGTGGACAACGTCTACGTGCAGTCCCTCGCGGTGGACGGCGAGGCCCGCACCTCGACGTCGCTCTCCCAGGCCGACCTCTCGGGCGGCGCGACGCTGGACTTCGTCATGGGTCCGGAGCCGTCCGACTGGGGCACCGGCGAGGACGACGCCCCGCCGTCGCTCACGGAGGGCGACGAGCCCCCGGCACCGGTCCAGGACGCGACGACGTCGGGTCTCGGCACGACGACCGTCGCCGACGGTGACGCGACCACGAGCGCCGCGGCGCTGACGGACAACACGTCCGGCACGCGCACGACGTTCGCCACCACGACCCCGGCCATCACCTGGGCGGGCAACGGCATCCGGCCGACGGTGGAGTCGTACACGCTGACCTCCGGGGCGAGCGGGACGGCGTCGCCGTCCGCGTGGACCCTCGAGGGCTCGGACGACGGCGAGACCTGGACGACGCTCGACGAGCGGTCCGGCGAGCAGTTCCGCTGGGCGCTCCAGACGCGGCCGTTCACGGTCGCGGAGCCGACGGCGTTCGCGCAGTACCGCGTGAGCGTCACCGCAACCTCCGGATCGGGCGCGCTGTCGCTCGCCGAGGTCGAGCTCCTGGCCGACCCGAAGGCCTCCGGCGCCGAGGAGCTGACGCTCTCGGCCGCCCCGGACCGCGACACGGTCACCGGGCGCGAGGTCTCGGGCTCGTTCGCGACCCTCACCGGGGTCGAGGGCGACGCGTCGGCGCTCGACGTGCAGGTCGCGTTCGGCGACGGCTCCGAGCCGGTCGCGGGCTCGCTCCAGGCGGGCGCGTTCGGCGGGTACGCGGTGAACGCCGCGCACTCGTGGACCGCCCCGGGCGTCTACCCGGTGACCGTCACGGTCTCGGGCGAGGGGATCGAGCCCGTCTCGGCCTCCTCGTACGTCACGGTCTCGCTCCTGCGTGAGGGTTCGCTGCTCGGTGCGTACGACAACGTCTGCATCGGCGACCTCGGCACGACCGTCGGCTCGTGCGACGGCCAGGGCGTCTTCTTCGACCGGGCCCAGCTCGCGGCGAAGGGCTTCGTCCAGGGCCAGCGTGCGACCGTGCCCGGCACCGACCTCGCGTTCGACGTCCCGGCGATCCCCGCCGGCCAGCCGGACAACGCGACGGGCGACGGCCAGACCATCGAGCTCGAGGTCCCCGCGGACGCCGAGCAGCTCTCGGTGATCGGCACGGGCACGGAGAAGAACCAGCAGGCCCAGGGCGTGCTGACCTTCGACGACGGCTCGTCGCAGCCCATCGACCTGAGCTTCGGCGACTGGTCGGGCGCGGCGCGCAACCCGGTGTTCGGCAACATCCCCGTCGCGGTCACGGACAACCGCCTGCGCGGCGGCAGCCCGCAGACCGGCACCCCCGCGGCGTTCTTCGCGACGGCGCCGATCACGCTCCCCGAGGGCAAGCGGGCCGTGAGCCTCACGCTCCCGGACCAGCCGGGCGAGCTCTCGCGCGACGGCCGCATCCACGTGGTCGCGGTCGCGCACGACGGCACGTTCGCCGAGCACCCCGCGCTCGAGGTGACGGCCGCGGACGGCGTGACCCTCGCCGTCGGGCAGTCGACGGACGCGGTGCTCGCCCAGGTGACCGGCGGCCGCGAGGGCGCCGAGCTCCGCGCGGCGGTCACGTGGGGCGACGGCTCCGACGTCGCGGCGGGCACGGTGACGGACGGGTCGGTCTCCGGCTCGCACGCCTACGCGGCGCCCGGGACGTACACCGCGTACGTCGTGGTCGACGACGGCTGGACCAGCCAGGTGGTCGAGGTCCCGGTGACCGTGACCGAGGGCCAGCCGACGCTCGCGATCGACGTCACGGTGAGCACGCGCTGCCTCGCCGGCAAGGCGTACGTCGCGGTCCGTGCGGAGAACGGCGAGGACGCGCCCGTCGCGATCCGGCTCGTCACGCCGTTCGGCACCAAGGAGTTCGCGGCCGTCGCGCCGGGGGCCAACGCCTACCAGTCGTTCGCGACGCGGGCGACGTCGGTCGAGGCCGGCACGGTCACCGTCGAGGCGACCCGTGGAGACCAGGGGGTGACGGCGTCGATCACGGCGGACTACGCGGCCGTGACCTGCGGCTGA